The DNA window GACGGGAAGAAGCACGGGAGCTGGCCGTGGCAGCGTACCGGATGGGGTCGGGAGGAGCCGTCCCCCGTGGCCCCGCCGGCGTGGAGGAACCCGGCGGCCATCCGGCCGGTGGCCGCACCGACACCCGTGACGCCCCCCGAGCCCGAGCCGGAGACGGCCGCCCCGGTCCGGCGTCCGACAAGGCCGGTGCCCGCGCAGGATGCGCCTGCCGCCGCGACGGACCTCCCCCCGGTCTCCGAGGGCGGGGAGGCGGGACGCTTCGAGGGCGAGTCCGCCCTGGGGCCCTGGATGAAACGCAGGGAGTCCGCCGAGGACGTCCCGACGACGGACGCGGCCGCCCCGACGGACGCGGCCGCCCCGACGGACGCGGCCGCCCCGACGGCGCCGGCCGCCGCCACGGCGCCGGCCGAGGTCGGACCCGCCCCGGAGCCGCCCGTGGCCATGCCGTTGCCCAGGGTGGAGCGCCGGCATACCGTTCAGCCCGGCGACACCCTCTACAGCCTGGCCGTCCGGTACTACGGCGACGGCAACCGGTGGCGCGATATTCAGGCCGCCAATGCGGATCTGGTGTCGGACGAGCGGGTGCTGCGCGTCGGCACCGTGCTGGCGATCCCGTGAACGCCTGCCTTGCCCGAGGCGCCGGGGCGCGCGGAGTGCCCTGAGCCGTCCCCTGCGCGGTCAGTTGGCATCCCGCCCGCCGGCGTGTATACTTGTCTCCGGAGAGGTGCCGGAGCGGTCGAACGGGGCGGTTTCGAAAACCGCTGTGCCCGTCAAGGGCACCGGGGGTTCGAATCCCCCCCTCTCCGCCACGCATCCTCGACGCACGCGCCTGCACCGCCCGCCGACCGATCCGCAGGGGACGGACCATGAGCGGCGAACGCGTCATCGTGCACGTGGACATGGACGCCTTCTTCGCGGCCATCGAGCAGCGCGACGACCCCTCGCTGGCCGGCAAGCCCGTCGTCGTCGGGGCCGATCCGATGGGCGGAAAGGGGCGGGGCGTCGTCTCCACCTGCTCGTACGAGGCGCGCCGGTTCGGCATCCATAGCGCCCAGCCGATCAGCCAGGCCTACCGTTGCTGCCCCAACGCCGTGTTCCTGCCCGGGGACGGAGCGAAGTACTCGCGCGAGTCGAGGCGGATACGGGGCATCTTCGAGCAGTTCACGCCGCTGGTCGAGCCCGTCAGCGTGGACGAGGCATACCTGGACGTGACCGGTTCGCTGCGTCTGTTCGGCGGCAAGCGTGCGCTGGTCCAGCAGCTCCGAGAGCGGATTCGCAGCGAGACGGGCCTGACGGCGTCCCTGGGCGTGGCGACCGGCAAGCTGGTGGCCAAGATCGCCTCGGACCTGGAGAAGCCGCACGGGCTGGTGATCGTCGAGCCGGGTCGGGAGGCGGAGTTCCTCGCGCCTCTGGAGGTGCGGCGTCTGCCGGGCGTGGGGCCGAAGATGCACGCGGCGCTCGCGCGCCTCGGGATTCGGACGATCGGCGACCTGGCGGCCGTGCCCCGGCGGGAACTCATCCGCGGGTTCGGCGAATGGGGGGCCGAACTCCACCGCAAGGCGCACGGCGTGGACGCTGCCCCGGTGCAGGCTCCGGAGGCGGCCAAGTCGGTCGGGCACGAGCACACCTTCGCCGAGGACACGACCGACCGCGAGCGGATCCTGCGCATGCTGAGCGACCTGTGCGAGCGCGTGGCATGGCGCGTGCGGGAAGCTGGCCGTGGCGGCGGACGGGTCGTCACCACGAAGGTCCGGTTCGAGGACTTCACAACCAGGACGCGCCGGCAGACGCTG is part of the Candidatus Brocadiaceae bacterium genome and encodes:
- a CDS encoding LysM peptidoglycan-binding domain-containing protein, with translation MRVGFLGRVKSALVLAVVLWATQGCASPGDYFSHRVQDFLEMADFGLTFTTEPSIGLYWNSLDALVAGYSNIDGHFVGFGGGQLGMTRVYSNCYGFIVSKERVGWGEFDKYDDSTLFIRHGGLGGFASLATGGGPEYTPACVHFAPHIGYVGFVWNARYTEMLDFFLGFFLIDLAGDDGKKHGSWPWQRTGWGREEPSPVAPPAWRNPAAIRPVAAPTPVTPPEPEPETAAPVRRPTRPVPAQDAPAAATDLPPVSEGGEAGRFEGESALGPWMKRRESAEDVPTTDAAAPTDAAAPTDAAAPTAPAAATAPAEVGPAPEPPVAMPLPRVERRHTVQPGDTLYSLAVRYYGDGNRWRDIQAANADLVSDERVLRVGTVLAIP
- the dinB gene encoding DNA polymerase IV, whose protein sequence is MSGERVIVHVDMDAFFAAIEQRDDPSLAGKPVVVGADPMGGKGRGVVSTCSYEARRFGIHSAQPISQAYRCCPNAVFLPGDGAKYSRESRRIRGIFEQFTPLVEPVSVDEAYLDVTGSLRLFGGKRALVQQLRERIRSETGLTASLGVATGKLVAKIASDLEKPHGLVIVEPGREAEFLAPLEVRRLPGVGPKMHAALARLGIRTIGDLAAVPRRELIRGFGEWGAELHRKAHGVDAAPVQAPEAAKSVGHEHTFAEDTTDRERILRMLSDLCERVAWRVREAGRGGGRVVTTKVRFEDFTTRTRRQTLPEPVDEATALYEAALRNLDAVGGAGRKVRLIGVQVSGFAPGRAEQTRLFDDAAARDVRLRLARAEDAVKGRFGQNALRRGTSLGRPDREGT